A window from Brachionichthys hirsutus isolate HB-005 chromosome 4, CSIRO-AGI_Bhir_v1, whole genome shotgun sequence encodes these proteins:
- the ier3 gene encoding radiation-inducible immediate-early gene IEX-1 yields MYSRSDSVTLTVQRESFAFSRTATRSTEPEVFTFERIPARATAVRSYAPIRPKKRCTRVMYPAKVRMHLPPPEKNRAKRWLVVLCLVVLWQIYTEEPCADAPPGSADSPVSASLQPAEEDLHSGSPVPQLIPSTACPKPGEEAEASRSLKQSSG; encoded by the exons atgtactcGCGGTCGGACAGCGTGACTCTGACTGTTCAGCGGGAGAGCTTCGCGTTCTCCAGGACGGCGACCCGCAGCACGGAACCCGAGGTCTTCACCTTCGAGCGGATCCCGGCGCGCGCCACCGCCGTGCGCTCTTACGCGCCCATCAGGCCGAAGAAGCGCTGCACTCGGGTCATGTATCCCGCTAAAGTCCGCATGCACTTGCCGCCGCCGGAGAAGAATCGGGCCAAGCGCTGGTTGGTCGTCCTGTGCCTGGTGGTGCTGTGGCAGATCTACACCGAGGAGCCGTGCGCCGACGCGCCGCCGGGCAGCGCAGACAGCCCGGTCAGCGCGTCCTTACAGCCCGCAGAGGAGGACCTCCATTCAGGCTCGCCGGTCCCACAGCTCATCCCGAGCACCGCCTGCCCCAAGCccggggaggaggcggaggccAGCCGATCGTTGAAGCAGAGCTCTG GATGA